In Ailuropoda melanoleuca isolate Jingjing chromosome 4, ASM200744v2, whole genome shotgun sequence, the following proteins share a genomic window:
- the NBEAL2 gene encoding neurobeachin-like protein 2 isoform X7, with translation MAASERLYELWLLYYAQKDLGYLQQWLKAFVGAFEKSISLSSLEPRRPEEAGAEVPLLPRAALHVLAEQLDAGDLEQASLLLKLFIILCRNLENVEAGWGQVLAPRVLALLTQLTAELKGAPASQEGRGLLLENVALHALLLCEGLFDPYQTWRRQHSGEVISSKEKSKYKFPPAALPSEFSAFFRESLQGADGLPPRLLLRLVHLFGAVLAGGKENGEMAVSAGSVQGLLGVVRGWDHGPAQDPRLVPLALEALVGAVHVLHASRTPPRGPELRTLLEGYFRVLNADWPAGPSPGPEEALVTLRVSMLDAIPRMLACEDRPVLQATFLSNNCFEHLTRLIQNSKVLDQDTDAVAVHVVRVLTCIMSGSPSAKEVFKERIGYPHLLEVLQSHGPPTHRLLQELLNMAVEGDHSGCPPPPIVNEQPVLLLMQWLPALPTAELRLFLAQCLWWLCDSCPASRGTCVQAGLVGHLLETLSAGVALGTHCQEQLWALLQALGRVSLRPLELRCLLRPPPALDSGPGATEAGKARHAGAIIRALSGMARRQGPARALHYFDLTPSMAGIMVPPVQRWPGPGFTFHAWLCLHPVAAPPAPAPSRPLQRKQLYSFFTSSGSGFEAFFTAAGTLVVAVCTRKEYLTMSLPEVSFADSAWHCVAVVHVPGRRPFGQNLVHVYKDGQLVKTAPLRCPSLSEPFSSCCIGSAGHRTTTTTTGLPTPPVPAALAPTHPSLSRSQSVPATAGLGWGAGLVAPLQEGSISSTLAGTQDTRWGSPTSLEGELGAVAIFHEALSSAALRSLFILGPKEMAPFKPEGELHELSAKLLLHYSPQACRNNICLDLSPGHGLDGRLTGHRVETWDVKDVVTCVGGMAALLPLLERVASQPQEAEAGPAETHDLVGPELTSGHNTQGLLLPLGKSSEVRMERNAVAAFLLMLRNFLQGHAGNQESLVQCQGPAIIGALLRKVPSWAMDMNVLMSAQLLMEQVAAEGSGPLLYLLYQHVLFTFHLWSPSDFAVRLGHIQYMSSIVREHRQKLRKKYGVQFILDALRSHYSPLREHPLAADDVRTVQTSLFGLVREFLVRSSATEDMQVVLSFLAAAADDGQVVGGLDLLLALLQGSPAQESLAVFLVEQGNLEVLLALLVRPRSLPLVSDRVCKILRKLQQNERLPERSRQRLRLREYSLQGLVACLPEGAASPQLCQGLYKLFLGTDCLNLSDLLAVVQLSLQADLSVRLDICRQLFHLIYGQPDIVRLLARQAGWQDVLTRLYVLEATTASSPPPFSPEPPTSPEPTLCQPPTESPETSDVFLPSETPSPDPDAFYHALSPFCTPFDLGLERASVGSCNTAAGGGGGGSSGTLTPASQPGTPSPLEGPRPFPVAHGRHSSSLSNVLEDGSLPEPAISGDDTSNTSNPQQTSEEELCNVLTNVLFSVTWRGVEGSDEAAWRERSQVFSVLTQLGASATLVRPPDCIKRSLLEMMLESALTDIKEAPVGVLASLTQQALWLLRLLQDFLCAEGHGNQELWSEKLFEGVCSLLDRLGAWPHLANGTADLREMAQIGLRLVLGYILLEDPQLHAQAYVKLHSLLQTAVPMRREEACYVLSKLEAALARALNTSPSKTTTEDREPPSAAAAATERCSWLVPLVRTLLDRAYGPLGLQWGLPSLPPTNGSPTFFEDFQDFCATPEWRHFIDKQVQPTMSQFEMDTYAKSHDLMSGFWNACYDTLMSSGQRRQRERAQSRRAFQDLVLEPVQRRVRLEGLRYAAALKQQAAQHSTALLHWEALWRQLSSPCGAWALRDPPVPHWKLSSAETYSRMRLKLVPNHHFNPHLEASALRDNLGEAPLTPTEEASLPLAVTKEAKVSTLPEELQEDQLGEDELAALEKAMQAVELDEQHEKLVLSAECQLVTVVAVIPGLLEITTQHVYFYDGSAERVETEEGIGHDFRRPLAQLREVHLRRFNLRRSALELFFIDQANYFLNFPCKVGGTAASSPCQAPRPQPCPIPPHTQVRNQAYSLLLRLRPPSQGYLSSRSPQEMLRASGLTQKWVQREISNFEYLMQLNTIAGRTYNDLSQYPVFPWVLQDYVSPTLDLSNPAVFRDLSKPIGVVNPKHAQLVREKYESFEDPAGTIDKFHYGTHYSNAPGVMHYLIRVEPFTSLHIQLQSGRFDCADRQFHSVAAAWQARLESPADVKELIPEFFYFPDFLENQNGFDLGCLQMTNEKVGDVVLPPWASSPEDFIQQHRQALESEYVSAHLHEWIDLIFGYKQRGPAAEKALNVFYYCTYEGAVDLDHVVDERERKALEGIISNFGQTPCQLLKEPHPARLSAEEAAQRLARLDTNSPSIFQHLDQLKAFFAEVISDDVPLVLALVPHRQSHSFTIQGSSDLLVTVSASGLLGIHNWLPYDRNINNYFSFSKDATIGNPKMQRLLSGPWVPDCGVSGQALAVAPDGKLLFSGGHWDGSLRVTALPRGKLLKQLNRHLDVVTCLALDTCGIYLISGSRDTTCMVWRLLQEGGLSVGLASKPVQVLYGHEAAVSCVAISTELDMAVSGSEDGTVIIHTVRRGQFVAALRPPGATLPGPVSHLELGSEGQIVVQSSARERVGAQVTYSLHLYSVNGKLRASLPLVEQPTALAVTEDFVLLGTAQCALHILHLNKLLPAAPPLPMKVPIRSVAVTKERSHVLVGLEDGKLIVVGAGQPSEVRSSQFARKLWRSSRRISQVSSGETEYNPGEAR, from the exons AAGGACCTGGGCTACCTGCAGCAGTGGCTGAAGGCCTTTGTGGGTGCCTTCGAGAAAAGcatctccctgtcttctctggagCCACGCAG GCCGGAGGAGGCAGGCGCCGAGGTGCCGCTGCTGCCACGGGCCGCGCTGCATGTCCTGGCCGAGCAGCTGGACGCGGGGGACCTGGAGCAGGCCTCGCTGCTGCTCAAGCTCTTCATCATTCTCTGCAG GAACCTGGAGAACGTAGAGGCAGGCTGGGGCCAGGTGCTGGCGCCCCGGGTGCTGGCCTTGCTGACCCAGTTGACAGCAGAG CTGAAAGGAGCCCCAGCGTCACAGGAGGGCCGTGGGCTGCTGCTGGAGAACGTGGCCCTGCACGCCCTGCTCCTCTGCGAGGGCCTCTTTGACCCCTACCAGACCTGGCGGCGCCAGCACAGTGG ggAAGTCATCAGTTCCAAGGAGAAGAGCAAATACAAGTTCCCTCCGGCTGCTTTGCCCAGTGAATTCAGCGCCTTCTTCCGAG AGAGCCTGCAGGGTGCAGATGGCCTACCTCCCAGGCTGCTGTTACGTCTGGTCCACCTCTTCGGTGCTGTCCTTGCAGGAGGGAAG GAGAACGGGGAGATGGCTGTGAGTGCTGGCTCTGTGCAGGGCCTGTTGGGTGTGGTACGGGGCTGGGACCACGGGCCGGCCCAGGACCCCCGCCTAGTGCCCCTGGCGCTGGAGGCGCTCGTGGGGGCCGTACATGTCCTGCATGCCAGCCGCACACCCCCTCGGGGGCCAGAGCTCCGCACCCTGCTTGAGGGCTACTTCCGCGTCCTTAACGCCGACTGGCCGGCGGGCCCGAGCCCCGGCCCTGAAGAGGCCCTTGTCACCCTGCGGGTCAGCATGCTCG ACGCCATCCCCAGGATGCTGGCGTGTGAGGACCGGCCGGTGCTGCAGGCCACCTTCCTCAGCAACAACTGCTTTGAACACCTCACTCGCCTCATCCAGAACAGCAAG GTACTGGACCAGGACACAGATGCCGTCGCAGTGCATGTGGTCCGAGTGCTGACCTGCATCATGAGTGGCTCCCCTTCAGCCAAG GAGGTGTTCAAGGAGCGCATCGGCTACCCTCACCTGCTCGAGGTTCTGCAGAGCCACGGTCCCCCCACCCACCGGCTGCTGCAAGAGCTACTCAACATG GCTGTGGAGGGGGACCACAGTGGATGCCCGCCACCCCCGATCGTCAACGAGCAGCCCGTGCTGCTGCTGATGCAGTGGCTGCCGGCACTGCCCACAGCAGAGCTGCGGCTCTTCCTCGCGCAGTGCCTCTGGTGGCTCTGTGACAGCTGCCCGGCCAGCCGGGGCACGTGCGTGCAGGCGGGCCTGGTGGGCCACCTGCTGGAGACGCTCAGTGCGGGGGTAGCCTTGGGGACCCACTGCCAGGAGCAGCTGTGGGCGCTGCTGCAAGCCTTGGGCCGAGTGTCTCTGAGACCCTTGGAGCTGCGCTGCCTGCTGCGCCCCCCACCAGCGCTGGACTCGGGGCCCGGCGCAACGGAGGCCGGGAAGGCCAGGCATGCCGGTGCTATCATCCGTGCGTTGTCAGGCATGGCCCGGCGCCAGGGCCCTGCACGAGCCCTACACTACTTTGACCTGACGCCCAGCATGGCGGGGATTATGGTACCCCCCGTGCAGCGCTGGCCAGGACCCGGCTTCACCTTCCACGCCTGGCTCTGTCTGCACCCCGTGGCTGcgccacctgccccagccccctcccggCCACTCCAGCGAAAGCAGCTGTACAG CTTCTTCACCAGCAGTGGCTCAGGGTTCGAGGCCTTCTTCACGGCAGCTGGGACGCTGGTGGTGGCCGTGTGCACCCGGAAGGAGTACTTGACCATGAGCTTGCCTGAAGTGTCCTTTGCCGACTCTGCCTGG CACTGCGTGGCCGTTGTCCATGTGCCCGGGCGCCGGCCCTTCGGCCAAAACCTGGTCCATGTCTACAAAGACGGCCAGCTGGTCAAGACAGCACCCCTTCGCTGCCCCTCCCTCAGTGAG CCTTTCTCCTCCTGCTGTATCGGCTCTGCTGGGCACCGCACAACGACCACCACCACGGGGCTGCCTACGCCACCAGTCCCTGCTGCCCTGGCTCCCACTCACCCCTCCCTTTCCCGCTCCCAGTCGGTCCCCGCCACCGCAGGGCTTGGCTGGGGGGCCGGGCTGGTGGCCCCCCTGCAGGAGGGCAGCATCAGCTCCACCCTTGCAGGCACACAGGACACCCGGTGGGGCAGCCCCACGTCCCTGGAGGGTGAGCTGGGGGCCGTGGCCATCTTCCATGAAGCCTTGTCCTCGGCGGCCCTGCGGTCCCTGTTCATCTTGG ggccCAAGGAGATGGCACCCTTCAAGCCCGAGGGTGAGCTGCACGAGCTTAGCGCCAAGTTGCTCCTCCATTACTCACCTCAG gcctgtAGGAACAACATCTGCCTGGACCTGTCCCCCGGCCATGGGCTGGATGGCCGCCTGACGGGCCACAGGGTGGAGACGTGGGACGTGAAG GATGTGGTGACTTGTGTGGGAGGCATGGctgccctgctgcccctgctggAGCGAGTGGCCTCACAGCCCCAAGAGGCCGAGGCAGGTCCTGCTGAGACACATGACCTCGTGGGGCCTGAGCTGACCTCTGGCCACAATActcagggcctgcttctcccactgggCAAGTCCTCAG AGGTGCGCATGGAGAGGAACGCCGTGGCTGCCTTCCTGTTGATGCTGCGGAACTTCCTGCAGGGCCATGCGGGGAACCAGGAGAGCCTGGTGCAGTGCCAGGGGCCGGCCATCATCGGGGCCCTCCTGCGAAAG GTTCCCAGCTGGGCCATGGACATGAACGTGCTCATGTCCGCCCAGCTGCTGATGGAGCAGGTGGCCGCAGAGGGCAGCGGGCCCCTCCTGTACCTGCTTTACCAGCATGTGCTCTTCACCTTCCACCTCTGGAGCCCCAGTGACTTTGCCGTGCGCCTTG GCCACATCCAGTACATGTCTAGCATAGTCCGGGAGCACAGACAGAAGCTGCGGAAGAAGTACGGGGTTCAGTTCATCCTGGATGCGCTGCGCTCCCATTACAG CCCACTGCGGGAGCACCCCCTAGCGGCCGACGACGTGCGCACAGTGCAGACTTCACTCTTTGGCCTGGTGCGGGAGTTCCTGGTTCGGAGCTCGGCCACCGAGGACATGCAGGTGGTGCTTAGCTTTCTGGCCGCTGCAGCTGATGATGGGCAG GTGGTGGGTGGTCTGGACCTGCTGCTGGCGCTGCTGCAAGGCTCACCGGCACAGGAGAGTCTGGCTGTCTTCCTGGTGGAGCAGGGAAACCTTGAGGTGCTGCTGGCTCTGCTGGTGCGGCCGAGGTCACTGCCCCTGGTGTCCGACCGAGTCTGCAAG ATCCTGCGCAAACTGCAGCAGAATGAGCGCTTACCTGAGCGGAGCCGCCAGCGGCTCCGGCTGCGAGAATACAGTCTCCAGGGGCTCGTCGCCTGCCTGCCAGAGGGGGCTGCTtccccccagctctgccagggcCTCTACAAGCTATTCCTGGGGACAG ATTGCCTGAATCTCTCTGATCTGTTGGCCGTGGTGCAGCTGTCCCTCCAGGCTGACCTCAGCGTCCGCTTGGACATTTGTCGCCAG CTCTTCCACCTCATCTACGGACAGCCAGACATAGTGCGGCTGCTGGCCCGACAGGCTGGCTGGCAGGACGTGCTGACCCGGCTCTATGTCCTGGAGGCGACCACAGCCAGCAGTCCCCCGCCCTTCTCCCCGGagccacccacctccccagagCCCACCTTATGCCAGCCACCCACTGAGTCACCTGAGACGTCGGACGTCTTCCTGCCCTCGGAGACCCCCAGCCCGGACCCTGATGCCTTTTACCACGCTCTCTCTCCGTTCTGTACACCTTTTGACCTGGGCCTGGAACGGGCCAGCGTGGGTTCGTGCAACACTGCTGCTGGCGGCGGTGGCGGTGGTAGCAGTGGGACTCTtactccagccagccagcccggCACACCTTCCCCACTGGAGGGGCCCCGGCCCTTCCCTGTGGCCCACGGCCGCCATAGCTCCAGTCTCTCCAATGTGCTGGAGGACGGCAGCCTCCCGGAGCCCGCCATCAGTGGGGACGATACCTCAAATACCAGCAACCCTCAG CAAACCTCTGAGGAGGAATTGTGCAACGTCCTCACCAACGTGCTGTTCTCGGTGACGTGGCGCGGTGTGGAAGGCAGCGATGAGGCCGCCTGGCGGGAGCGCAGCCAGGTCTTCTCGGTGCTCACCCAGCTGGGGGCCTCAGCCACACTTGTGCGCCCACCGGACTGCATCAAGCGCAG cctcctggagATGATGCTGGAGTCAGCCCTGACCGACATCAAAGAGGCCCCCGTTGGGGTCCTGGCCAGCCTCACCCAGCAGGCGCTCTGGCTGCTGCGCCTGCTGCAGGACTTCCTGTGCGCGGAGGGCCACGGGAACCAGGAGCTGTGGAGTGAGAAG CTCTTTGAGGgagtgtgcagtctgcttgacCGCCTGGGAGCCTGGCCACACCTGGCCAATGGCACAGCGGATCTCCGAGAGATGGCCCAGATCGGCCTGCGCCTAGTGCTTGGCTACATCCTGCTGGAGGACCCACAG CTGCATGCCCAGGCCTATGTGAAACTGCACTCGCTGCTGCAGACCGCAGTGCCCATGCGGCGGGAGGAGGCCTGCTATGTGCTCTCCAAGCTGGAGGCGGCACTGGCGCGGGCGCTGAACACCTCCCCATCAAAAACGACCACTGAGGACAGGGAGCCCCCAAGTGCAGCTGCTGCAGCCACAGAGCGCTGCTCGTGGCTGGTACCCCTGGTGCGCACCCTGCTCGACCGTGCCTATGGGCCGCTGGGGCTCCAGTGGGGACTGCCTTCCCTGCCGCCCACCAACGGCAGCCCCACCTTCTTCGAGGACTTCCAGGACTTTTGTGCCACACCTGAATGGCGCCACTTCATCGACAAGCAG GTGCAGCCCACCATGTCGCAGTTCGAAATGGACACTTACGCGAAGAGCCACGACCTCATGTCGGGCTTCTGGAATGCCTGCTATGACACGCTCATGAGTAGTGGACAGCGGCGCCAGCGGGAGCGGGCACAGAGCCGTCGGGCCTTCCAG GACCTGGTGCTGGAACCTGTGCAAAGGCGCGTGCGCCTGGAGGGGCTGCGCTACGCGGCGGCACTGAAGCAGCAGGCGGCGCAGCACTCCACTGCCCTGCTGCACTGGGAGGCGCTGTGGCGTCAGCTCTCCAGCCCCTGTGGGGCCTGGGCCCTGAG GGACCCCCCTGTTCCACATTGGAAGCTGTCCAGTGCTGAGACATACTCGCGGATGCGTCTGAAGCTAGTGCCCAACCATCACTTCAACCCTCACTTGGAAGCGAGCGCCCTACGCGACAACCTGG GTGAGGCCCCCCTGACCCCTACGGAGGAGGCCTCGCTGCCTCTAGCAGTGACCAAGGAGGCCAAAGTCAGTACCCTCCCAGAGGAGCTGCAGGAAGACCAGCTGGGCGAAGATGAGCTGGCTGCGCTGGAGAAAGC GATGCAGGCGGTGGAACTGGACGAGCAGCATGAGAAGCTGGTGCTTTCAGCGGAGTGCCAGCTGGTCACAGTGGTGGCTGTGATCCCAGGGCTGCTGGAGATCACCACGCAGCATGTGTACTTCTATGATGGCAGCGCCGAGCGTGTGGAAACGGAGGAGG GCATCGGCCACGACTTCCGGCGCCCACTCGCCCAGCTGCGTGAGGTCCACCTGCGGCGTTTCAACCTGCGCCGCTCAGCACTCGAGCTCTTCTTCATCGATCAGGCCAACTATTTCCTCAACTTCCCGTGCAAGGTGGGCGGGACCGCAGCCTCGTCTCCGtgccaggcccccaggccccagccctgccccatcccaccccacacccaggtACGGAACCAGGCTTACTCCTTGCTCCTGCGCCTCCGACCGCCGAGCCAAGGCTACCTAAGCAGCCGCTCCCCCCAGGAGATGCTGCGTGCCTCTGGCCTCACCCAG aaatGGGTCCAGCGTGAGATCTCCAACTTCGAGTACTTGATGCAACTCAACACCATTGCAGGGCGGACCTACAACGACCTGTCTCAGTACCCTGTG TTCCCCTGGGTCCTGCAGGACTACGTGTCCCCAACTTTGGACCTCAGCAACCCGGCCGTCTTCCGGGACCTGTCTAAGCCCATCGGTGTGGTGAACCCCAAGCATGCCCAGCTCGTGAGGGAGAA GTACGAGAGCTTCGAGGACCCAGCGGGCACCATTGACAAGTTCCACTATGGCACCCACTATTCCAACGCACCGGGCGTGATGCACTACCTCATCCGCGTGGAGCCCTTCACGTCCCTGCACATCCAGCTGCAGAGTGGCCG ctttgaCTGCGCGGACCGGCAGTTCCACTCAGTGGCAGCAGCCTGGCAGGCCCGCCTGGAGAGCCCTGCGGACGTGAAGGAGCTCATCCCGGAGTTCTTCTACTTCCCCGACTTCCTGGAGAACCAGAACG GCTTCGACCTGGGCTGCCTCCAGATGACCAACGAGAAGGTGGGCGACGTGGTGCTGCCGCCGTGGGCCAGCTCTCCCGAGGACTTCATCCAGCAGCACCGCCAGGCTCTG gagtcCGAGTATGTGTCTGCCCACCTGCATGAGTGGATCGACCTCATCTTTGGCTACAAGCAGCGGGGACCGGCCGCGGAGAAGGCCCTCAACGTCTTCTATTACTGCACCTATGAGG GGGCCGTGGACCTGGACCACGTGGTGGACGAGCGGGAACGGAAGGCTCTGGAGGGCATTATCAGTAATTTTGGGCAGACTCCCTGTCAGCTGCTCAAG GAGCCACATCCAGCTCGGCTCTCCGCCGAGGAAGCAGCCCAGCGCCTTGCACGTCTGGACACTAACTCACCTAGCATCTTCCAGCACCTGGACCAGCTCAAGGCCTTCTTCGCAGAG GTCATCAGTGATGACGTGCCCCTGGTACTGGCCCTGGTTCCCCACCGGCAGTCCCACTCCTTCACCATCCAGGGCTCCTCAGACCTGTTG GTGACCGTGAGTGCCAGTGGGCTGTTGGGCATCCACAACTGGTTGCCCTATGACCGGAACATAAACAACTATTTCAGCTTCAGCAAAGACGCCACCATAGGCAACCCCAA GATGCAACGACTGCTGAGCGGCCCGTGGGTGCCAGACTGTGGTGTGAGTGGGCAAGCCCTGGCCGTAGCCCCCGACGGAAAGCTGCTGTTCAGCGGTGGCCATTGGGATGGCAGCCTGCGAGTGACCGCACTGCCGCGGGGCAAGCTGCTGAAGCAACTCAACCGCCACCTTG ATGTCGTGACCTGCCTTGCACTGGACACCTGTGGCATCTACCTCATCTCGGGCTCCCGGGACACCACGTGCATGGTGTGGCGGCTCCTGCAGGAG GGTGGTCTCTCGGTGGGACTGGCATCAAAGCCCGTGCAGGTCCTGTACGGGCATGAGGCTGCGGTGAGCTGTGTGGCCATCAGCACTGAACTCGACATGGCTGTATCTGGATCTGAG GATGGAACTGTGATCATCCACACTGTACGCCGTGGCCAATTTGTGGCAGCACTACGCCCCCCAGGGGCCACGTTACCCGGACCTGTGTCCCATCTGGAGCTGGGGTCTGAGGGCCAGATTGTGGTACAGAGCTCAGCGAGGGAGCGTGTGGGGGCTCAG GTCACCTACTCCTTGCACCTGTACTCCGTGAATGGGAAGTTACGGGCTTCACTGCCCCTGGTGGAGCAGCCCACAGCCCTGGCCGTGACAGAGGACTTTGTTTTGCTGGGCACAGCCCAGTGTGCCCTGCACATCCTCCACCTGAACAA acTGCTCCCGGCTGCGCCTCCCCTACCCATGAAGGTGCCCATCCGCAGCGTGGCTGTGACCAAGGAGCGCAGCCACGTGCTCGTGGGCCTGGAGGACGGCAAGCTTATCGTGGTGGGCGCGGGGCAGCCCTCTGAG GTGCGCAGCAGCCAGTTCGCGCGGAAGCTGTGGCGGTCCTCCAGGCGCATCTCTCAGGTGTCCTCGGGGGAGACAGAGTACAACCCTGGAGAGGCGCGCTGA